A window of Microbispora hainanensis genomic DNA:
AACCGGGGAAGACTGCGGGGATAGAACAGTTCGGAGCTGGCCACCACCTCGGGGATCGGCCACCAGCGGAAGTCGAAGTAGTCCTCGCGCTCGTAGTCCAGGCGCCCGGTCTCGTCGATCAGGTCGCCCGCGTGGTCAAGGCGCACCTCGACCACGACCTCATGCTGGAGATGCCGCCGGTCGCGGTGCCGGAACGTGGAGGTACGGCGCCAGTTCGGCGGCCCGACCTGTTCGGGGGAGATGATGATGCCGGTCTCCTCGCGCAGTTCCCGCACCGCGGTTTCCCGGTAGGTCTCGCCCTCGTCGATGCCGCCTCCGGGCAGTTCCCACCACTGGTCGAGCTCCGGCGCGGTCGGTTCGTGCGTGTGGAAGAGCAGGATGCGGTCGTCGATGTCGCGAAGCACGATGCGAACCGCGTCACGCTCGAAGATCGGCAAGTCCCGGGGGATCTCGACCATGAGCAGACCTTTCGTCTCGGAAGTGCCGGCCAAACGCCGTGGGGCCGCCATGGCCCGATCCACGCACCGACGGTCTCCGGCTCCCCGCTTGCAGGGCAGGGTACGGTGATCGTCCCGCGGACGCGCCGCGAACGTCGTAGAGGTCCGACGTGAACCTCGCGGAGATGCGGACCACCCCCCGCCTGGGCAAGTACGATCGAGCCGTGACCGAAATGACCGAAACGACGCCAGGCTGGCTCGCTCCCGACGAGATCGAATCGGTGCGGGGCCGGATGCCGATCCTGTACGTGGACGCCGTGCCGGTGCGCGTGGACGACACGGGCACCGTGACCCGCGTCGGCCTGCTGCTGCGGATCGGCGCCGACGGCACCGTGAGCCGGGCGCTGGTGTCCGGGCGGGTGTACTACCACGAGCGCATCCGCGACGCGCTCCTGCGCCACCTGGAGAAGGATCTCGGCCCGGTCGCGCTGCCGAGCGTGCCGGTCTCGCCGACGCCGTTCACGGTGGCGGAGTACTTCCCCACCCCTGGGGTCACGCCGTTCCACGATCCGCGCCAGCATGCGGTCTCCCTGGCGTACATCGTCCCGGTGCGCGGAGACTGCCGGCCCCGGCAGGACGCGCTGGACCTGGAGTGGTTCACGCCCGAGGAGGCCGCCTCTCCGATCGTGCAGCAGGAGATGACCGGCGGCCAGGGCGTGCTGCTCAAGCAGGCGCTCGCCTACGTCGGCCGCCTCACCTGATCCGAGATCACGTCGTAGAGGTCCTTGCCCTGCGGCCAGGGCCAGTCCGCCGTCTCCGGGCGGAGACCGGCCGGCACCTCGGCCCAGCCGGGCAGCGGTTCCGTGCGGCGTAGCCAGTCGCGCGGCAGTCCGCCGAAGCCGCGGTCGAAGTCGTGGTGCGCGGCGAACGAAGCCGCCAGTGCGTCCTGGTCGATCGTGCCCCGGCCGGCCAGAAGCCGGTAGACAGGGCAGGCCATCTCCGTGTCGTCGGTCCACTGCCACGGCCCGGGCGGCAGGGTGCGGGTGGCGGGACGCTCGTCGTCGCGCGCCCTCAGCCGGACGCCGTACGGCTCGGCATGGTGATCCGCGGTGTGGCGCGGCGGCGCAGTGACAGGAGGTGGCGGGTCAGGGCGAGCGCGGCGAGCAGTGCGAGGAGCGCGCACACGCCCCGCCATCCGGCCACGCTCCAGACGCGGACCCCGAGCCAGGACCCCGCGCTGCCGCCGAGGTAGGCGCAGGTCATGTAGGCGGTGTTGAGCCTGCCGCGGGCGTCGGGACGCACGGCGTAGACCCGGGCCTGGTTGGCGACCATGCCACACTGCATCGCGACGTCGAGCACCAGCGTGCCGAGGGTCAGCGCGGCCAGGCCCGCCGCGCCGCCGAGCGACCCGGCGGCGAGGACCGCCGCAGAGACGAGGACACCCAGCATGCAGACGAGGTTCACCGGATCGGGCCCCACGCGGTCCACCATGCGGCCGGCGACGGGGGTGCACAGCATCGTCGCCGCGCCGACCAGGGCGAGCAACCCCACGGCCTGGGCGCCCAGGCCGTACGCCGGGCCGGTGAGCAGGAGGGCCAGGCAGGTCCAGACGGCGGAGAACCCGGCGAAGACGGCCGCCTGATAGAAGCAGGAGCGGCGCAGCTCGGGCTCGGCGCGCAGCAGGCGCAGCGGTTCGGCCAGGAGCGCCGGATAACGACGGCGGGTGGACGCGGCCGTGAGCGGCACCGTGACGGCCAGGCTCGCGGCGAGGAGCAGCGCCAGGGCCGCGGCCACGAGGTACGGCGCCCGCCAGCCCAGCCATTCGCCGAGGGTTCCGCTGAAGGTGCGGGCCAGCAGCATGCCGCCGGTCGATCCGCTCAGCAGTGTGCCGATCACCGCTCCCCGGCGGTCGGCCGCCACGAGACCGGCCGCCAGCGGGCCGGCGACCTGCGCGGCCACGGTGGTGAGGCCGACCAGGGCGCTAGCGGCGACGAGCGGCGGCAGGGCTGGCGCGCAGCCCGCGGCGAGCAGGCCGAGACCGGTGAGCACGAGCAGGGTCACGAGGAAGGGGCGGTGCGGGAAGCGGTCGCCGAGCGGCACCAGCAGCACGATCCCGGCCGTGTAGCCGGCCTGGGTCGCGGTCACCACCAGGGCGCCCGCGTCGGGAGGCAGGTGCAGCCCGGCGGCGACGAGCGGTGCGATCGCCTGCGGGAAGTAGATGTTGCCCACGGCGACCGCGCAGGTGAGGGTCACGATCGCGAGCGTGCGGCGGCTCATGCGCCGGCCCCCGGTCCGCGACGCGCGGGACGAGGCCCCGGCTCCCATCCGTCCACCCGTCCCGCCGGGCGCAGGGGCACTCCGGAGCAGAGAGCGAGTCTGCGTGCCGGGGCCCGGGTCGTGTCACCGGCGGCGTCGATCGCCGTGGGTCGTTCGAGGAATGCGTTGATCACGGACGGAAGTCCACACTGCGGACCTTTCGCCGCAAACAGATGTAGCGTGGGGCTTAATGATCAGTTTCGAGCTCGGGGTCGAGGACCTCGCCGACACGAGATTCGCCCTCTCGCCGCTGACCGAGACGGTGCTCAGCCTGCGGGTGCTGCGCGACCCGGGGCTGTCGGCGGCGCTGCTCCCGTGGCGCAGGTCCGTGCTCGGCAGGCTCGGCACGCTCGACACGGATCTGCTGACGGCGCTGGTGGCGGAGAGGTTCACCGTCCCCGACTTCCTGACTCCGAGGCCGGCGACCTTCGCCCCCGAATTCGCGGAGGAGCTGGCGGTGGTCCGCCGGACCCCTCCCGGCCTGGTACGCCGCGACCTGGCGGCCACGCACGCGCCTGCCCCGCTCCCCGAGCGGCTGCGTGACGCCGCCGCCGACGGCGACGCGCCGGTCGTACGGCTCCGGGACGCGATCTGCGACCTCCTGGAGCGCTACTGGGAGATCGCCGTACGGCCGATGTGGCCGCAGATGCGGCTGGTGCTGGAAGCCGACATGACCTATCGGGCGCGGCAGCTGGCCGTGGGCGGCGCCCGGCTGCTGTTCGCGGGCATGCACCCGAACCTGCGCTGGGACGACGGGGTGCTGCACATCGACAAGATGATCAGCAGCTTCCGTGTCGCGGCGGCCGGCCGGGGCCTGCTGCTCGTGCCCTCCGTGTTCGCGCACAAGCCCGCGCCCCCGGTCCTCCCGGAGGAGCCTCCGACGCTGGTCTATCCCAGCCGTGGCGTGGCGACGCTGTGGCACCGGGCGCCCGTCGCGGACGAGGCCGCGCTCGTGTCGCTTCTCGGTGCGCCGCGGACGAGGCTGCTCGGCCTCCTCGGCGAGCCGCTGCCCACCGTCGAGATCGCCCGCCGGCTCCGGGTGACCCCGAGCGCCGTGTCCCAGCACCTGCGCGTGCTGTACGCCACGGGCCTGGTCACCCGGGCCCGCGACGGACGGCAGGTGCTCTATCGGCGCAGCTCCCTGGGCGACCGGCTGACCGGCGCCGCGTCGGACTGAGCACGGTCCGGCTGACCCGGGCCGGGATGAGCAGGATCCGGTTGGGCTGCTTCCGAACAGGCGGGGTCCGAATAGGCGGGGTCCGAACAGGCGGGGTCCGAACAGGCGGGGTCCGAATAGGCGGGGTCCGCCGGGGGAGAAGCGGCCTGGCCGATCCGCGTACCGCCGCCGGCAGGGGCGGCGGCACGACGAACGGCGTCTAGTGACGCGAGGTCAGCACCTTCGAAAGCACCGTGTGCACGTACGTGTTGGGGTGCTTGCCGGTGAAGAGCTTGGACAGGGGACCCTCGGCCGTGACCGGCACGTCCACGCCGGTGTGCCCGGTGGTGGTCCAGTCCATCGTGAACGTGAGGTTGCTGCCGTGGATCTTGAACGGACCGTCCTCGGTCGACAGGCCGGTGCCGCTCTCGTCCTCGGTGTCTGAGGGGTCCTCCACGGTGAGGCCGCCGCAGTCGTGGTCACCGGTGATGACGAGAAGCGTGTCGGGGTGCGCGGCGACGTACGCCTTGGCGACCTTGACGGCCTTCTCCAGGGACGCCATGGCCTGGAGCACGCGGGAGCCGTTGTTCTCGTGGGCGAACTCGTCGATGCCCTCTTCCTCGACGAACAGGAAGAAGCCCTTCTTGTTCGTGCTGAGGGTGTCGAGGGCCTTCTTGGTCATGGTGGCCAGGTCCACGACCGGGGAGTAGATGTCGCCCTGGCCCTCCGGCCGCTGCTGGAACATCTCCTCGTTGCTGAACAGGCCCAGCAGCTTGCCGCGCTTGGCCCGGGCGAGCTCCTTGGCGCTGGAGACGTACTGGTAGCCCTCGCGCTCGGCCTTCTTGATCAGGTTGCCCTTGGTGCCCTTGCTGGCCTCGTCGGGGTCCTCGGCGGGCTTGTCGGGGAACGCGCCGGGCGTGCCCGCAGGGAGCCACCAGTCCTCGCCGCCGCCGAGGATGACGTCCGGCTTGCTGACCTCCAGGTACTGCCGCGCGATCTCGTCCTGAGCGCCGCGGTCGGCGGTCTGGGAGAACCACGCGGCGGGGCTGGCGTCGGTCACCTGAGCGGTGGTGACGAGGCCGGTGGACTTGCCCGCCGCCTTGGCCTGCTTGCCCAGGATCGGCAGCGGCTTGCCCTTGGCGTCGACGCTGATGGCGCCGTTGTAGGTCTTGGTCCCCGTCGCCCAGGCGGTGGCCGCCGCGGCGGAGTCGGTGATGGCGGTCTTGGGGTCGTGCGGGCTGGTGCTCAGCTGCCCGGAGACCGGGAGCTTGTCCATGGCGAGCTGCCCGTCGAGACCGGCCAGGTGCAGCCGCGCTGCCTCACGATGAGCCGCGGACATGCCGTCGCCGTTGATGAA
This region includes:
- a CDS encoding NUDIX hydrolase, whose protein sequence is MVEIPRDLPIFERDAVRIVLRDIDDRILLFHTHEPTAPELDQWWELPGGGIDEGETYRETAVRELREETGIIISPEQVGPPNWRRTSTFRHRDRRHLQHEVVVEVRLDHAGDLIDETGRLDYEREDYFDFRWWPIPEVVASSELFYPRSLPRLLTGFLAGEKLSEPFELWS
- a CDS encoding NUDIX hydrolase family protein, coding for MTETTPGWLAPDEIESVRGRMPILYVDAVPVRVDDTGTVTRVGLLLRIGADGTVSRALVSGRVYYHERIRDALLRHLEKDLGPVALPSVPVSPTPFTVAEYFPTPGVTPFHDPRQHAVSLAYIVPVRGDCRPRQDALDLEWFTPEEAASPIVQQEMTGGQGVLLKQALAYVGRLT
- a CDS encoding ADP-ribosylglycohydrolase family protein, whose protein sequence is MRAPRTARRARPDPPPPVTAPPRHTADHHAEPYGVRLRARDDERPATRTLPPGPWQWTDDTEMACPVYRLLAGRGTIDQDALAASFAAHHDFDRGFGGLPRDWLRRTEPLPGWAEVPAGLRPETADWPWPQGKDLYDVISDQVRRPT
- a CDS encoding MFS transporter, with protein sequence MSRRTLAIVTLTCAVAVGNIYFPQAIAPLVAAGLHLPPDAGALVVTATQAGYTAGIVLLVPLGDRFPHRPFLVTLLVLTGLGLLAAGCAPALPPLVAASALVGLTTVAAQVAGPLAAGLVAADRRGAVIGTLLSGSTGGMLLARTFSGTLGEWLGWRAPYLVAAALALLLAASLAVTVPLTAASTRRRYPALLAEPLRLLRAEPELRRSCFYQAAVFAGFSAVWTCLALLLTGPAYGLGAQAVGLLALVGAATMLCTPVAGRMVDRVGPDPVNLVCMLGVLVSAAVLAAGSLGGAAGLAALTLGTLVLDVAMQCGMVANQARVYAVRPDARGRLNTAYMTCAYLGGSAGSWLGVRVWSVAGWRGVCALLALLAALALTRHLLSLRRRATPRITMPSRTASG
- a CDS encoding ArsR/SmtB family transcription factor; protein product: MISFELGVEDLADTRFALSPLTETVLSLRVLRDPGLSAALLPWRRSVLGRLGTLDTDLLTALVAERFTVPDFLTPRPATFAPEFAEELAVVRRTPPGLVRRDLAATHAPAPLPERLRDAAADGDAPVVRLRDAICDLLERYWEIAVRPMWPQMRLVLEADMTYRARQLAVGGARLLFAGMHPNLRWDDGVLHIDKMISSFRVAAAGRGLLLVPSVFAHKPAPPVLPEEPPTLVYPSRGVATLWHRAPVADEAALVSLLGAPRTRLLGLLGEPLPTVEIARRLRVTPSAVSQHLRVLYATGLVTRARDGRQVLYRRSSLGDRLTGAASD
- a CDS encoding alkaline phosphatase, translating into MGSSRKRLLRLLVPATTVATAAVAGAVLNPALPANAASHHHDGGRARSVIFINGDGMSAAHREAARLHLAGLDGQLAMDKLPVSGQLSTSPHDPKTAITDSAAAATAWATGTKTYNGAISVDAKGKPLPILGKQAKAAGKSTGLVTTAQVTDASPAAWFSQTADRGAQDEIARQYLEVSKPDVILGGGEDWWLPAGTPGAFPDKPAEDPDEASKGTKGNLIKKAEREGYQYVSSAKELARAKRGKLLGLFSNEEMFQQRPEGQGDIYSPVVDLATMTKKALDTLSTNKKGFFLFVEEEGIDEFAHENNGSRVLQAMASLEKAVKVAKAYVAAHPDTLLVITGDHDCGGLTVEDPSDTEDESGTGLSTEDGPFKIHGSNLTFTMDWTTTGHTGVDVPVTAEGPLSKLFTGKHPNTYVHTVLSKVLTSRH